A stretch of Maridesulfovibrio zosterae DSM 11974 DNA encodes these proteins:
- the groL gene encoding chaperonin GroEL (60 kDa chaperone family; promotes refolding of misfolded polypeptides especially under stressful conditions; forms two stacked rings of heptamers to form a barrel-shaped 14mer; ends can be capped by GroES; misfolded proteins enter the barrel where they are refolded when GroES binds), whose amino-acid sequence MSKTIKFDVKARESLKIGVDTLADAVKVTLGPRGRNVVIEKSWGAPTITKDGVTVAKEIDLEDKFENMGAQMVKEVASKTNDIAGDGTTTATVLAQSIFAEGVKLVAAGRNPMSIKRGIDTAVAAIVEELDKLAKPTRDKAEIAQVGTISANSDSTIGEILAEAMDKVGKEGVITVEEAKSMKTELDVVEGMQFDRGYLSPYFATDTDKMVCEFENPMILLCEKKISNMKELLPILEQVLKMSRPLLIVAEDVDGEALATLVVNRLRSSLNVCAIKAPGFGDRRKEMLKDIATLTGATVVSEDIGLSLETLPLEGLGNAKRVKIDKENTVIVDGAGSVEEIKGRVRQIESQIADSSSDYDREKLQERLAKLVGGVAVIKVGAATEVEMKEKKARVEDALNATRAAVEEGIVAGGGTALVRCSKVLDDLKVGNDDELAGINIIRRAAQQPLRMIAENAGFEGSVVVEKVAEGTDGFGFNAGTGVYEDLIKAGVIDPKKVTRIALQNSASVSSLLLTTECSIADSVEEDAE is encoded by the coding sequence ATGTCTAAGACTATTAAATTTGATGTAAAAGCGCGTGAAAGCCTCAAAATTGGTGTAGACACACTTGCTGATGCAGTAAAAGTTACCCTCGGACCCCGTGGCCGTAACGTTGTTATCGAAAAATCATGGGGCGCACCCACCATTACTAAAGATGGTGTAACTGTTGCCAAAGAAATTGACCTCGAAGACAAATTCGAAAACATGGGCGCACAGATGGTTAAGGAAGTAGCTTCTAAAACCAATGATATCGCTGGTGACGGAACAACTACTGCAACTGTCCTCGCTCAGTCCATTTTTGCTGAAGGTGTTAAGCTTGTAGCAGCTGGACGTAACCCCATGTCCATCAAACGCGGTATTGACACTGCAGTTGCTGCCATTGTCGAAGAACTTGACAAACTGGCAAAACCCACTCGTGATAAAGCTGAAATTGCTCAGGTTGGAACAATCTCTGCAAACAGTGATTCAACCATTGGTGAAATCCTTGCTGAAGCAATGGATAAAGTAGGCAAAGAAGGCGTCATCACAGTTGAAGAAGCCAAATCCATGAAGACCGAGCTTGATGTTGTTGAAGGCATGCAGTTCGACCGTGGATACCTTTCCCCTTACTTCGCAACTGACACCGACAAAATGGTTTGCGAATTCGAAAATCCTATGATTCTTCTTTGCGAAAAGAAAATCTCCAATATGAAAGAACTGCTGCCCATCCTTGAGCAGGTTCTCAAAATGTCTCGTCCCCTGCTTATCGTAGCTGAAGATGTAGACGGTGAAGCTCTGGCAACTCTGGTTGTTAACAGACTTCGCTCCAGCCTCAATGTTTGCGCTATCAAAGCTCCCGGCTTCGGTGATCGTCGTAAAGAAATGCTTAAAGACATTGCAACCCTCACCGGTGCTACTGTTGTTTCTGAAGATATCGGTCTGTCTCTTGAAACCTTGCCTCTCGAAGGTCTGGGTAACGCAAAACGCGTTAAAATTGACAAAGAAAATACCGTTATTGTTGATGGCGCTGGTTCTGTTGAAGAAATCAAAGGACGTGTACGTCAGATTGAATCTCAGATTGCAGATTCCTCCTCTGACTATGATCGTGAAAAACTTCAGGAACGCCTCGCTAAACTCGTTGGCGGTGTTGCAGTAATTAAAGTAGGTGCTGCTACTGAAGTTGAAATGAAAGAAAAGAAAGCACGTGTTGAAGATGCTCTGAATGCAACCCGCGCAGCTGTTGAAGAAGGCATCGTAGCAGGTGGTGGTACCGCTCTAGTACGTTGCTCCAAAGTTCTCGATGACCTCAAAGTAGGTAACGACGATGAACTTGCTGGAATCAACATCATCCGTCGCGCTGCACAGCAGCCTCTGCGTATGATCGCAGAAAATGCAGGTTTTGAAGGTTCTGTTGTTGTTGAGAAAGTTGCTGAAGGAACTGATGGTTTCGGCTTCAACGCAGGAACAGGCGTATATGAAGACCTCATTAAGGCCGGTGTTATCGACCCTAAAAAGGTTACCCGTATCGCTCTTCAGAACTCAGCTTCAGTATCCAGCCTGCTGCTGACAACTGAATGCTCCATCGCAGACTCTGTTGAAGAAGACGCTGAATAG
- a CDS encoding co-chaperone GroES: MNLKPLQDRVLIKRLETEQKTAGGIIIPDSAKEKPMKGEVVAAGPGKDNNSMSVKAGDVVLFAKYAGNELKIDADDFIIMREEEILAIVE, from the coding sequence ATGAATCTCAAGCCGTTACAGGATCGTGTACTTATTAAACGTTTGGAAACCGAGCAGAAAACTGCCGGTGGAATTATCATCCCCGACTCCGCAAAAGAAAAACCTATGAAAGGTGAAGTTGTTGCTGCCGGTCCAGGTAAAGACAACAACTCCATGTCTGTTAAAGCTGGAGACGTAGTTCTTTTCGCTAAATATGCAGGCAACGAACTCAAAATTGATGCTGATGATTTCATCATCATGCGCGAAGAAGAAATTCTCGCAATAGTTGAGTAA
- a CDS encoding HU family DNA-binding protein: MSKTVLVKKIREKLDMSAKDASAALEGILGAIEDGLKEEGNVTLTGFGTFKTVERSARTGRNPQTGQAIQIPASRGVKFTPGKFLKDAVK, translated from the coding sequence ATGAGTAAGACTGTTCTTGTAAAGAAAATCCGGGAAAAACTGGATATGAGCGCAAAAGACGCTTCCGCTGCTTTGGAAGGAATTCTCGGCGCTATTGAAGATGGCCTCAAAGAAGAAGGTAATGTTACCCTTACAGGTTTCGGTACATTTAAGACTGTTGAACGCTCCGCACGTACCGGACGTAATCCCCAGACTGGCCAGGCTATCCAGATCCCTGCTTCTCGCGGTGTAAAATTCACCCCCGGAAAGTTCCTCAAGGACGCAGTTAAATAG
- a CDS encoding MATE family efflux transporter, with amino-acid sequence MISLWDKPFGYKDVLKVSMPLAISMASTTIMQVTDRIFLGRYSVEAIAAALPAGILSFLFISFFMGIASYINVFIAQYTGASKPEKVAASLWQGIYFSLGAWVILASMAYTMTPVLVSGGHPPEVLELEIQYFRIIMLAAGLPVLDTALSGFYSGRGLTRTVMVVNMIGAIINIPLDYALINGVWFFPEMGIRGAAVATAVAWIVIVSIYCPLIFSNKNERLYKTRTNYGFDLKLFKRFIKFGLSNGVQFFLDIFAITFFVYMIGRLGTIILAASNIALSIDGVSFFPAYGISVGVSTLVGQAIGKGRPDYAKRATVCAFHITCIWMLFMGIIYIAMPDILISMFRPNDITDVQFTNVLEHGRIFLMFMVAYILFDGLALVYSGALKGAGDVVFVMKSVGFFCLTIMVIPCYVGVEFIKAGSYYLWSIFTAYVVVLSFVFYYRFKCGKWEKMKVIE; translated from the coding sequence ATGATATCCTTATGGGATAAACCATTCGGTTATAAAGATGTTTTAAAAGTTAGTATGCCGCTGGCAATCAGTATGGCATCTACTACTATAATGCAGGTTACAGACCGTATTTTTCTTGGAAGATATTCAGTGGAAGCTATTGCTGCTGCGCTTCCGGCAGGGATTCTTTCTTTTTTATTTATCTCATTTTTTATGGGAATTGCCAGCTACATAAATGTATTTATAGCTCAGTATACCGGAGCATCCAAACCTGAAAAGGTCGCAGCAAGTTTGTGGCAGGGAATATATTTTTCGCTGGGGGCATGGGTGATACTGGCGTCTATGGCATATACTATGACTCCAGTACTGGTTAGCGGGGGACATCCACCTGAAGTTCTGGAACTTGAAATTCAATATTTCAGAATTATAATGCTTGCAGCAGGGCTTCCGGTGCTTGATACTGCTTTGTCCGGTTTTTATTCAGGTCGTGGATTGACCCGGACGGTCATGGTTGTGAATATGATCGGGGCAATAATAAATATTCCTTTGGACTATGCTTTGATCAATGGAGTCTGGTTTTTCCCTGAAATGGGAATCCGTGGCGCTGCTGTCGCTACAGCTGTAGCATGGATTGTAATTGTATCAATTTATTGTCCCCTTATTTTCAGTAATAAAAATGAGAGATTATATAAAACACGAACTAATTACGGTTTTGATTTAAAGCTGTTTAAGCGCTTTATTAAATTCGGATTGTCTAATGGAGTTCAGTTTTTTCTGGATATTTTTGCCATTACCTTTTTCGTATATATGATAGGCCGTCTTGGAACCATAATCCTTGCAGCCAGTAATATTGCATTATCCATTGATGGAGTATCCTTTTTTCCTGCTTACGGAATTTCTGTAGGGGTCAGTACTCTGGTCGGGCAGGCGATAGGTAAGGGAAGACCTGATTATGCCAAAAGGGCAACCGTCTGTGCTTTTCACATTACCTGCATCTGGATGCTGTTTATGGGAATTATTTATATCGCTATGCCCGATATACTTATTTCCATGTTCAGGCCGAACGATATAACCGATGTACAGTTCACAAATGTTCTTGAGCATGGGCGTATATTTCTCATGTTTATGGTTGCCTATATCCTTTTTGACGGACTGGCATTAGTTTATTCCGGTGCGCTTAAAGGAGCTGGAGATGTTGTTTTTGTTATGAAAAGTGTAGGTTTTTTCTGTCTGACTATTATGGTTATTCCATGCTATGTAGGCGTAGAGTTTATCAAGGCCGGATCATATTATTTATGGAGTATATTTACGGCTTATGTAGTGGTTCTGAGTTTTGTTTTTTATTATCGCTTCAAGTGTGGAAAGTGGGAAAAAATGAAGGTTATTGAGTAA
- a CDS encoding LysE family translocator: MTLSTTVALILAVLIFAAIPGPGVMSILAQSVARGFKFTALWCLGIVMGDLVYLLMAIFGMEFAAKQIGPGFIVLKLVGAAYLLYLGLKCWLAPAPSTDQPKLPQKKGVFNTVIAGLCLSLGNPKLIVFYCGFLPGFVNLQELTGTESIMIICAIIPTVLSVLLGYAWVGAKGRKIIRSPKIWKTANRCAGSVLIGSSIAVVTE, encoded by the coding sequence ATGACATTATCAACAACTGTCGCTTTAATATTAGCTGTACTTATATTTGCAGCTATACCCGGACCAGGAGTAATGTCTATTCTTGCCCAATCAGTAGCTCGCGGATTCAAATTTACAGCATTATGGTGTCTCGGGATCGTCATGGGAGACCTCGTATATCTGCTTATGGCTATCTTCGGTATGGAATTTGCTGCCAAACAAATTGGACCAGGATTTATTGTTCTAAAGTTGGTAGGAGCAGCTTATCTGCTGTATTTGGGACTTAAATGCTGGCTGGCACCTGCTCCTTCTACGGATCAACCAAAACTCCCCCAAAAGAAGGGAGTATTTAATACCGTCATTGCAGGACTGTGCCTGTCACTTGGTAACCCGAAGCTGATCGTATTCTACTGTGGATTTCTACCCGGATTCGTTAACCTGCAAGAATTAACAGGAACAGAATCAATCATGATTATCTGCGCCATCATTCCAACTGTGCTTAGCGTTCTTTTAGGCTATGCCTGGGTAGGGGCAAAAGGACGTAAGATTATCAGGAGTCCCAAGATATGGAAAACGGCTAATCGCTGCGCCGGTTCAGTTTTGATAGGCTCCAGTATCGCTGTGGTAACAGAATAA
- a CDS encoding MFS transporter produces the protein MAVKKDHLPVFEFIILCTVVFMGVCNVSVFYSFHVYMQDLGFSKSISGIVISLYSLSSMIMYGVASSSITVRNTYRLMFVGMGLLILCGLAYIQVTSLWALVLIRVVQGIGVFLFLAPCMTLLVSMISPENSGSAFSLYSTALLLPYSLMPYLSERLSVYIANPSWLYAGTAGLMPLAFLLALFLRYRIGLLKAGADHNLLPSKISTRESYSNLKRVHIFNVLAANGVYFITFSGLFFMFQDYAYSRGIGNAGYFFSMQMGIMIAIRFFGGTVFDRFSKVMLIFTAFIFTSAGFLFLMNLNDESLILPVATIFGIGMGLSSPALNSLMFTVSEPEYRSFNANMMMLTVHLGSFLGPLMGGVMVDLLGYEGFLWIAVLGTAGAAVVFTFVSRQSESVRV, from the coding sequence ATGGCTGTAAAGAAAGATCACTTGCCGGTTTTTGAATTCATAATTTTATGTACAGTTGTTTTTATGGGTGTGTGTAACGTATCCGTTTTCTATAGTTTTCATGTTTACATGCAAGACCTTGGGTTTTCAAAAAGTATTTCCGGCATCGTAATCAGTTTGTATTCTCTCTCCTCAATGATCATGTACGGAGTTGCCAGCAGCTCTATTACGGTCAGGAATACGTATAGACTTATGTTTGTCGGTATGGGGCTTCTCATTTTGTGTGGGCTCGCTTATATACAAGTGACCAGTTTGTGGGCTTTGGTTTTAATACGTGTTGTTCAAGGAATCGGAGTTTTTCTTTTTCTAGCGCCATGCATGACTTTGCTGGTTTCTATGATCAGTCCGGAAAATTCTGGATCTGCTTTCAGTCTGTATTCTACTGCGTTACTTCTGCCATATTCTTTAATGCCTTATTTATCAGAAAGATTATCTGTATATATTGCAAATCCTAGCTGGCTTTATGCTGGCACCGCAGGATTGATGCCTCTTGCTTTTTTGCTGGCACTTTTTCTACGTTATAGAATTGGGTTGCTTAAAGCAGGTGCTGACCATAATTTACTCCCATCTAAAATTTCTACAAGAGAATCATATTCGAACCTGAAGCGGGTTCATATTTTTAATGTATTGGCAGCTAACGGAGTTTATTTCATAACTTTTAGTGGATTATTTTTCATGTTTCAGGATTATGCCTATTCTAGAGGAATCGGCAATGCTGGATATTTTTTTTCAATGCAGATGGGAATAATGATTGCCATTCGTTTTTTTGGTGGAACTGTTTTTGATCGTTTTTCAAAGGTCATGCTTATTTTTACCGCTTTTATATTTACATCAGCCGGTTTTTTATTCCTCATGAACTTAAATGATGAATCTTTGATCCTGCCTGTTGCCACTATTTTTGGTATCGGAATGGGACTAAGTTCCCCCGCGCTAAATTCATTAATGTTTACTGTCAGTGAACCTGAATATCGTAGTTTTAATGCTAATATGATGATGCTTACAGTGCATCTGGGGTCTTTTCTGGGGCCTTTGATGGGTGGAGTAATGGTTGATCTGCTAGGTTATGAAGGCTTTCTGTGGATAGCTGTTCTGGGTACAGCCGGGGCTGCGGTGGTTTTTACTTTTGTCAGTAGGCAAAGTGAATCTGTAAGAGTATAA
- a CDS encoding nucleoside deaminase, with product MSDNDMKFMDEAYMLAKKSFDEGGLPIGAVLVRDGIIIGRGHNQRVQKGDPIAHGEMDCLRNAGRQKTYKDTVLYTTLSPCMMCSGTMVQFGVPRVVIGENRNFGGNEEFLQSNGIEVDILDHSRCIALMEELKATKPELWAEDIGE from the coding sequence ATGTCAGATAATGATATGAAATTTATGGATGAAGCTTATATGCTTGCCAAGAAAAGTTTTGACGAAGGAGGACTGCCCATCGGGGCTGTATTGGTCCGGGATGGAATCATTATTGGGCGGGGACATAACCAGAGAGTACAAAAAGGAGATCCTATTGCTCATGGCGAGATGGATTGCCTGCGTAATGCAGGTCGTCAGAAAACATATAAAGATACAGTTCTTTATACAACATTATCTCCTTGTATGATGTGTTCCGGTACTATGGTACAGTTTGGAGTGCCGCGCGTAGTGATTGGTGAGAATAGAAATTTTGGTGGTAATGAAGAGTTTTTACAGTCAAATGGGATTGAAGTTGATATTCTTGATCACAGTAGGTGTATTGCCCTTATGGAAGAGTTGAAAGCTACAAAGCCGGAATTATGGGCTGAAGATATAGGGGAGTAG
- a CDS encoding EF-hand domain-containing protein — protein MSISALDSSMVGNLFSSDQFSLNRTGQKGSAKDFAKSIIGEEDSDGDGLISLEESSLDKDRFNKVDSDGDGTISQEEIVADFEKIQEQMAMLGRMSVTMQGGNSGSIVDSLINELDTDGDSLISQEESGLEDELFNTLDADGDGKISSEEIEAGMTPPEGMMSSEGMSAQAGSASGSSSSSSSSEEGEEEYDEYDYNQDGVVTSDELERAYTNGDSSLEDIVGRRGDKNQPYQKEDGQSGQSIMQRMAMRAYQDQASAMYSGSSLGALA, from the coding sequence GTGAGTATTTCCGCATTAGACAGCTCAATGGTCGGAAATCTATTCTCCAGTGACCAGTTCAGTTTGAACCGCACTGGTCAAAAGGGTTCCGCAAAAGATTTTGCCAAGAGCATTATTGGAGAAGAAGATAGCGATGGCGATGGACTGATAAGTCTTGAGGAGTCATCTCTTGATAAGGATCGCTTTAATAAAGTTGATTCTGATGGTGACGGTACTATTTCTCAGGAAGAAATAGTTGCTGATTTTGAGAAGATACAAGAGCAGATGGCGATGCTGGGCCGGATGTCTGTGACGATGCAAGGTGGCAATTCCGGTAGTATAGTTGATTCTCTTATCAATGAACTTGATACCGATGGTGACAGCCTGATCAGCCAGGAAGAGTCCGGCCTTGAGGATGAACTTTTTAATACTCTTGACGCTGACGGTGATGGTAAAATCTCCAGTGAGGAAATTGAGGCCGGTATGACTCCTCCAGAAGGAATGATGTCTTCTGAGGGAATGTCGGCTCAAGCCGGTTCCGCATCTGGTTCTAGCTCTTCGTCGAGTTCCAGTGAGGAGGGGGAAGAAGAATACGATGAGTATGATTATAATCAGGACGGAGTTGTAACAAGTGATGAATTAGAGCGGGCTTACACTAATGGTGATAGTTCTCTTGAGGATATTGTCGGCAGAAGGGGGGATAAAAATCAGCCTTATCAAAAAGAAGACGGACAGTCTGGACAATCAATAATGCAGCGTATGGCTATGCGTGCTTATCAGGATCAGGCCAGTGCTATGTATTCAGGAAGCTCACTTGGAGCTTTAGCCTAA
- a CDS encoding iron-containing alcohol dehydrogenase: MKFQFSTAPKIIFGPGTAKSIPDHASRMGNKICLITGRNHERTKWLIAALEDKKLPPFIITVGNEPDTNFISKQAKNAREQGCDVVIAIGGGSVLDSGKAIAALLNNQRDIYDYLEVVGKGMQLEGKSAPLIAVPTTSGTGSEVTSNAVLLSKKHGVKVSLRSTDMIPDLAIVDPVLTTSIPPKVTANTGIDALTQLMEAFVSKFSTPITSPLCKEGMAHAAASLHTAVTEGNNIEARSGMALASLFSGIALANAKLGAVHGFAAPLGGQFKAPHGAVCAALLPHVMEINIRALQERMPESSSLAAYTETARILTGKRDATVTDGVKWVKQLCTDLNISGLAEMGVTENDFTELALKAANSSSMKGNPIELTQGELIEILQLAF; this comes from the coding sequence ATGAAATTCCAATTCTCTACAGCTCCTAAAATCATTTTCGGCCCGGGCACAGCCAAATCAATCCCGGATCATGCATCCCGTATGGGCAATAAGATCTGCCTCATCACAGGCCGAAATCACGAAAGGACTAAATGGCTGATAGCAGCTTTAGAAGATAAAAAACTTCCACCGTTCATAATTACTGTCGGCAATGAACCGGATACTAATTTTATTTCAAAACAAGCTAAAAATGCTCGCGAACAAGGCTGTGATGTTGTCATTGCCATCGGCGGAGGAAGTGTGCTTGATTCAGGTAAGGCTATTGCCGCTTTGCTGAACAACCAACGTGACATATATGATTATCTGGAAGTGGTAGGTAAAGGCATGCAGCTCGAAGGTAAGTCTGCACCGCTGATAGCTGTTCCAACTACATCGGGAACAGGGTCAGAAGTTACTTCCAATGCTGTACTTCTATCTAAAAAGCATGGCGTAAAAGTAAGTCTGCGTTCGACAGACATGATTCCTGATCTTGCAATAGTCGACCCTGTTTTAACCACATCAATACCTCCAAAAGTTACTGCTAATACAGGTATTGATGCCTTAACTCAGCTTATGGAGGCTTTTGTATCTAAATTTTCTACTCCCATAACCAGTCCTCTCTGTAAAGAAGGTATGGCACATGCCGCAGCCTCTTTACATACTGCTGTTACTGAAGGAAACAACATAGAAGCACGTAGCGGTATGGCACTGGCAAGCCTTTTTTCAGGAATTGCTCTCGCCAACGCTAAACTTGGTGCTGTTCATGGATTTGCAGCTCCGCTTGGAGGACAATTTAAGGCACCGCACGGAGCTGTATGCGCAGCACTTCTTCCACACGTTATGGAAATAAATATCCGAGCCCTTCAAGAACGGATGCCTGAGAGCAGTTCACTTGCAGCCTATACTGAAACAGCCCGAATTCTAACTGGCAAAAGAGACGCTACTGTGACTGACGGAGTTAAATGGGTGAAACAACTGTGTACAGATTTGAATATTTCCGGTTTAGCTGAAATGGGCGTCACTGAAAATGATTTCACTGAGCTTGCCCTTAAAGCCGCAAACTCCAGCAGCATGAAAGGAAACCCCATTGAACTAACTCAGGGTGAGCTTATTGAAATACTGCAACTTGCCTTTTAA
- a CDS encoding TIGR03905 family TSCPD domain-containing protein: protein MENITLQPQIMAPFGGTDEPVNAHDFIPKGVCAKLIRYAVEDGKLTYVKFTGGCDGNLKAVSTLVTGMKLTEILSKLKGITCGNKPTSCADQLCCALSEYLDSE, encoded by the coding sequence ATGGAAAACATCACGCTACAGCCACAGATTATGGCCCCTTTTGGAGGAACAGATGAACCGGTTAATGCACATGACTTCATTCCAAAAGGAGTCTGTGCAAAACTTATTCGTTATGCAGTGGAAGACGGTAAACTGACTTACGTGAAATTTACCGGTGGATGTGACGGCAATCTCAAAGCTGTATCCACATTAGTTACTGGTATGAAACTGACTGAAATATTATCTAAGCTTAAAGGTATCACCTGCGGCAACAAGCCTACATCATGTGCAGACCAGCTTTGCTGTGCGCTATCTGAATACCTTGATTCAGAGTAA
- a CDS encoding radical SAM/SPASM family putative metalloenzyme maturase produces MAHYTHKINYPVKIQVEVTTRCNMACSMCVKYADGSDIQEADLKFESFKKLSSALEHCEVLILNGIGEPLLHPELAEMAAFAKERMPKGSSIGFQTNGLLITDQKAESLVESGVDTFCISIDSLESGDCNVGELHGQTCIDRLARTFSKLSSAGEKYGRKVRLGVEFVLMAETYKQLPQVISWASSHGAEFVVCSHVFAYNKSMQDQSLFNTNTSKAYSLFKKWQNLATEHGVDFYNYFDVVFKFIKSDTDKKLVDIVKDMFADAKSQDIWINFRSLIEWDKRMQSNTFNDINRIYAESVELAERSGIALRMPPLMASDNLSCRFLEEGAVFITSMGDISPCQFLWHGFSCYMDGSEKVVKPTVFGNLDDGDFSDVWNSVKYVQFRDDVLKYEYPYCSNCSLVPCDDIIGRANDFEYDCLGVKVPCGHCPWAMGGLQCLL; encoded by the coding sequence TTGGCACATTATACTCATAAAATTAATTACCCTGTAAAAATTCAAGTTGAGGTTACTACCAGATGTAATATGGCATGCTCAATGTGTGTAAAATATGCAGATGGTAGTGATATTCAGGAAGCAGATTTAAAGTTTGAAAGTTTTAAAAAATTAAGCTCTGCTTTAGAACATTGTGAAGTGCTGATTCTAAACGGTATAGGTGAGCCTTTACTACATCCTGAGTTGGCTGAAATGGCCGCATTTGCAAAGGAGCGCATGCCAAAGGGGAGTTCTATCGGTTTTCAGACAAATGGTTTGTTAATTACAGATCAGAAGGCTGAAAGTCTGGTTGAATCAGGAGTGGATACGTTTTGTATTTCCATTGATTCTCTTGAATCCGGTGATTGCAACGTAGGCGAGTTGCATGGGCAGACTTGTATCGATCGGCTTGCACGTACTTTTTCTAAACTTTCAAGTGCAGGGGAGAAGTACGGCCGGAAAGTTCGACTTGGGGTAGAGTTCGTACTTATGGCTGAGACTTATAAGCAGTTGCCGCAGGTCATAAGCTGGGCGTCAAGTCATGGTGCGGAGTTCGTTGTCTGCTCACATGTGTTTGCATATAATAAATCAATGCAGGATCAATCCTTATTCAATACGAATACCTCAAAGGCATATTCTCTTTTTAAAAAATGGCAGAATCTAGCTACAGAACATGGGGTGGACTTTTATAATTATTTTGATGTGGTTTTCAAATTTATAAAGAGTGATACTGATAAAAAACTTGTAGACATTGTCAAAGATATGTTTGCGGATGCCAAGAGTCAGGATATATGGATTAATTTCCGAAGTCTGATCGAGTGGGATAAACGTATGCAAAGTAATACATTTAATGATATCAATAGGATATATGCAGAGTCCGTGGAACTGGCAGAAAGGTCTGGAATTGCACTGCGTATGCCTCCTTTGATGGCTTCGGATAACCTTTCTTGCCGATTCCTGGAAGAGGGAGCTGTGTTTATAACATCTATGGGGGATATCAGTCCTTGCCAGTTCTTGTGGCACGGGTTCTCCTGCTATATGGATGGAAGTGAAAAGGTTGTTAAGCCGACGGTATTTGGAAATCTTGATGATGGAGATTTCAGCGACGTATGGAATTCTGTAAAATATGTTCAGTTTCGTGATGATGTTTTAAAATATGAATATCCGTACTGCTCCAACTGCTCTTTAGTACCATGTGATGATATCATAGGTAGAGCAAACGACTTTGAATATGATTGTTTAGGGGTAAAGGTCCCCTGTGGCCATTGCCCATGGGCAATGGGTGGTTTGCAGTGCTTATTATAA
- a CDS encoding DeoR family transcriptional regulator, which yields MDKAKTKKPKGSKISLDSLSKRQREIFDIVSDRGFAPIETLAHHFEVTPQTIRRDINKLCTHKLLQRFHGGAGRSSSVENVDYSARRNILHQEKKLIAEMVAKLIPDRASLFINLGTTTEEVAKALSGHKSLRVITNNLNVALTMSDNECEVIVAGGMVRQRDKGVTGEATVEFIKQFKVDYGIIGVSGIDEDGTLLDYDYHEVRVAREIINNARNIFLVTDHTKFNRNAMVRIADLGEIDAIFTDKRPPQVFQDLMKSKEVDLYVTEAEIIE from the coding sequence ATTGATAAAGCTAAAACCAAAAAGCCAAAAGGGTCTAAGATTAGCTTAGATTCACTCTCCAAACGGCAACGCGAAATATTTGATATTGTCAGCGATAGAGGATTCGCTCCTATTGAGACACTAGCTCATCACTTTGAAGTCACACCACAGACTATCAGACGCGATATCAATAAACTTTGTACTCATAAACTGTTGCAGCGTTTTCACGGTGGGGCCGGTCGATCCTCAAGTGTGGAAAATGTTGATTACAGCGCACGCAGAAATATTCTCCATCAAGAAAAGAAGCTGATCGCAGAGATGGTAGCAAAACTTATTCCTGACCGTGCTTCTTTATTTATAAACCTGGGCACAACTACCGAAGAGGTCGCCAAGGCTCTTTCAGGGCACAAATCACTCAGAGTTATCACCAACAATCTTAACGTAGCTCTGACCATGAGCGATAATGAATGTGAAGTAATCGTTGCAGGTGGCATGGTTCGCCAAAGAGATAAGGGAGTGACCGGCGAAGCTACTGTTGAATTTATCAAGCAATTCAAAGTAGATTACGGAATCATTGGAGTTTCCGGCATAGATGAAGATGGGACTCTTCTCGACTATGATTACCATGAAGTCAGGGTTGCCCGTGAAATCATCAACAATGCCAGAAATATTTTTCTTGTAACTGACCATACAAAATTCAATCGCAACGCAATGGTCCGTATTGCGGATCTGGGTGAAATTGATGCAATTTTCACAGACAAAAGACCTCCGCAAGTTTTTCAGGATCTAATGAAAAGCAAAGAAGTTGACCTATATGTTACTGAAGCAGAGATAATAGAATGA